One Pleurocapsa sp. PCC 7327 DNA segment encodes these proteins:
- a CDS encoding AarF/ABC1/UbiB kinase family protein — MLFRSRKSKFLRWQRPQYSPLVRQLEVFSVVTQFLFYLGWDKFAGNNDSRRRHRRAKWLVRQLLYLGPTFIKIGQSLSTRADLLPIEYVQELQQLQDRVPPFEIAEAIAVIESELGKPIDFLFQEFESTPLASASLGQVHRARLHTGEKVVVKVQRPGLEELFNLDFEVLHQLVRAGKRYLPALKKYDLEAIYEEFFELLFLEIDYIHEGKNADRFQENFKNYARIKVPKVYWQYTTKKVLTLEYLPGIKIDDRQSLEAKGINLDEIIQLGICSYLKQLLQDGFFQSDPHPGNMAVSSSGDLIFYDFGTMAEVKSVAKDQMIETFFAVLRKDTDKVVETMIYMGLIEPMRDLTPVKRIVAFLLEEFRNKPIDIKAFEQVGEEVYLMFKQQPFRLPAQMTFIIKSITTLDGIARALDPQYNLLAASQPFVRSLAVSNGKGTLVSALAKQVREFIKNKWQQPSATERYLRRLEEKIERGDLQLRIRSLENERTLKRIYMAIKSLIYACLTGLTLLSATVLLSTAYSKFAIIAFGGAGLFSLFLLRSLIALALQEKLDKLADK; from the coding sequence ATGCTCTTCAGGAGTAGAAAGTCTAAATTCCTGCGTTGGCAACGCCCTCAATATTCCCCCCTCGTGCGTCAGCTTGAAGTTTTTAGTGTCGTTACGCAATTTCTCTTTTACTTGGGATGGGATAAGTTCGCTGGAAATAACGACTCTAGGCGGAGGCATCGCCGTGCTAAGTGGTTAGTCAGACAATTACTCTATTTAGGTCCCACTTTTATTAAAATCGGACAATCGCTCTCTACCCGCGCCGATCTCCTTCCCATAGAGTACGTACAGGAATTACAGCAATTACAAGATCGAGTGCCGCCATTTGAGATTGCAGAAGCGATCGCCGTTATCGAATCCGAATTAGGTAAACCGATCGATTTTCTGTTTCAAGAGTTTGAGTCTACACCGCTAGCATCTGCGAGTTTGGGACAAGTTCATAGAGCGAGACTTCATACGGGAGAAAAAGTTGTCGTCAAAGTTCAGCGTCCGGGATTAGAAGAACTGTTTAATTTAGATTTTGAAGTTCTCCACCAACTGGTCAGAGCGGGAAAACGTTATTTACCAGCTCTAAAAAAGTACGATTTAGAAGCAATTTATGAGGAGTTTTTTGAACTGCTTTTTTTGGAAATCGACTATATTCACGAAGGCAAAAACGCCGATCGCTTCCAAGAAAACTTCAAAAATTATGCTCGCATTAAAGTTCCCAAAGTTTATTGGCAATATACGACAAAAAAGGTACTTACTTTAGAATACCTACCTGGTATCAAAATTGACGATCGCCAAAGTTTAGAAGCAAAAGGAATTAATCTCGACGAAATTATTCAATTAGGAATCTGTTCTTATCTCAAACAGTTATTACAGGATGGCTTTTTTCAATCCGATCCCCATCCCGGCAATATGGCAGTTAGTAGTAGCGGCGACCTAATTTTTTATGATTTTGGCACGATGGCAGAAGTGAAGTCAGTGGCTAAAGACCAAATGATAGAAACATTTTTTGCTGTCCTCAGAAAAGATACTGATAAAGTCGTTGAAACGATGATTTATATGGGGTTAATCGAACCGATGCGAGATCTGACCCCCGTTAAACGAATCGTTGCCTTTCTCTTAGAAGAGTTTCGCAATAAACCCATTGATATTAAAGCTTTCGAGCAAGTGGGAGAAGAAGTTTATTTGATGTTTAAACAGCAACCTTTTCGCCTTCCCGCTCAGATGACTTTTATTATTAAATCAATTACTACCCTCGATGGCATCGCTCGTGCCCTCGATCCCCAATATAATTTATTAGCAGCGAGCCAACCTTTTGTCCGAAGTCTTGCTGTCTCTAATGGTAAAGGAACGCTAGTTAGCGCATTGGCAAAACAAGTTAGAGAATTTATTAAAAATAAATGGCAACAACCTAGCGCTACAGAAAGATATCTGCGACGGTTAGAAGAAAAAATCGAACGGGGAGATTTGCAGTTACGAATTCGATCCTTAGAAAACGAACGAACTCTCAAACGAATTTATATGGCGATTAAAAGTTTAATTTATGCCTGCTTGACCGGGTTGACCTTGCTATCCGCAACAGTCTTGCTGTCAACAGCGTATAGTAAATTTGCCATTATTGCTTTTGGAGGAGCGGGACTGTTTAGTTTATTTTTACTACGTTCTTTAATTGCTTTAGCGCTTCAAGAAAAGCTCGATAAATTGGCGGATAAATAA
- a CDS encoding cellulose-binding protein has protein sequence MMRKYKFVIIFAIAVISVSIVSYLISNFDSPPASKLETPLPQISKSKNPVTPTVKSEPSIGTNLSGISYWSSQHPFLDAFKSSGAWITQNEKVWDTKESDRLDLDENGWVKSLPRPGSGSQYTSVGTLMFRDLQGRYPGGQYVVLYQGQGTIEYGFDAKKNQAASRFGRDVIDVTPSNAGIWLKITATDPNRTGNYLRNIRVVPIAYENSYQRQIFNPDFIEKVKAFKVFRFMDWMATNGSTQRQWSDRPTPQDARYSIKGVPVELMVELSNRTNSDPWFTMPHMASDEYIANFAQYVENNLEPGRKVYVEYSNEVWNGKFPQNRWALQQGKAHLSGTQGSDYTKAMRWYGKRTTEITQIWDRVFGKDKDRVIGVMAGQAANPQVAKDALSYPRSDRPLSHQEYGIDAIAIAPYFGGYLGSPKHQDQVVIWTLEADGGLDLLFEEIAKGGVLSDGSPGGALQQAYNWIETHAELARQENLQLLAYEGGQHLAGVNGVENNDAITELFIQANRNPRMGKIYKEYIKKWFELGGGLFVNFSDIGQPSKWGSWGILEYVEQDSTPKYDAFLDLLDRFSSSKQQKS, from the coding sequence ATGATGAGAAAATATAAGTTTGTGATAATTTTTGCGATCGCCGTTATCTCAGTCTCAATCGTTTCCTATCTCATCTCGAATTTCGATTCCCCGCCTGCCTCAAAACTTGAGACTCCATTACCGCAAATCTCAAAATCTAAAAACCCAGTTACTCCCACCGTCAAAAGCGAGCCATCTATAGGAACCAATCTCAGCGGCATCAGCTACTGGTCGTCTCAACACCCTTTTCTCGATGCATTTAAATCCTCTGGAGCTTGGATAACGCAAAATGAAAAAGTGTGGGATACCAAAGAATCGGATCGGTTAGATTTAGACGAAAACGGCTGGGTCAAATCTCTACCCCGTCCCGGCAGCGGTTCTCAATACACTAGCGTCGGTACCCTCATGTTCCGAGACCTACAAGGGCGTTATCCCGGCGGACAATACGTCGTTCTCTATCAAGGACAAGGTACGATTGAATACGGCTTTGACGCTAAAAAAAATCAAGCTGCCTCTCGTTTTGGGCGAGATGTTATCGATGTCACTCCCTCCAATGCTGGCATCTGGTTAAAAATTACCGCCACCGACCCCAACAGAACAGGCAACTACCTTCGCAACATCCGCGTCGTTCCCATCGCTTACGAAAACAGCTACCAACGTCAAATCTTCAATCCCGACTTTATCGAGAAAGTCAAAGCTTTTAAAGTCTTCCGTTTCATGGATTGGATGGCAACCAACGGTTCTACCCAGCGTCAATGGAGCGATCGCCCGACTCCGCAAGACGCTAGATACTCCATCAAGGGCGTTCCTGTAGAACTCATGGTCGAACTTTCCAATCGCACCAATAGCGATCCGTGGTTTACTATGCCGCACATGGCAAGCGACGAGTATATCGCCAACTTTGCCCAGTATGTCGAAAACAATCTCGAACCGGGACGCAAAGTCTATGTAGAGTACTCAAACGAGGTCTGGAATGGAAAATTTCCACAAAATCGTTGGGCTTTGCAGCAGGGAAAAGCGCATTTGAGCGGCACTCAAGGCTCCGACTACACCAAAGCAATGCGTTGGTACGGCAAGCGCACCACGGAAATTACGCAGATCTGGGATCGGGTTTTTGGAAAAGACAAAGATCGAGTCATTGGAGTCATGGCGGGACAAGCTGCTAATCCCCAAGTAGCTAAGGATGCACTCTCTTATCCGCGGAGCGATCGCCCGCTATCTCATCAAGAATACGGCATCGATGCGATCGCGATCGCTCCCTACTTTGGCGGTTATCTAGGTTCGCCAAAGCATCAAGACCAAGTAGTTATTTGGACGCTTGAAGCCGATGGCGGACTCGATTTGCTTTTTGAGGAGATCGCCAAAGGAGGGGTCTTGAGTGACGGTTCCCCCGGCGGCGCCTTGCAACAAGCCTATAACTGGATTGAGACTCATGCCGAGTTAGCCCGACAAGAAAATTTACAGCTTCTCGCCTATGAAGGCGGTCAGCATTTGGCGGGAGTTAATGGAGTCGAAAATAACGATGCCATTACCGAGTTGTTTATTCAGGCAAATCGCAACCCGCGTATGGGAAAGATTTATAAGGAGTACATTAAGAAATGGTTTGAGTTAGGTGGCGGATTGTTTGTTAACTTCAGCGACATCGGTCAGCCTAGTAAATGGGGCAGTTGGGGAATATTGGAATACGTCGAGCAAGATAGTACCCCCAAGTACGATGCTTTTTTGGATTTACTCGACCGCTTCTCTAGCTCGAAACAGCAGAAATCTTAG
- a CDS encoding sugar transferase: protein MVSYSKVSEISEIDAQLLKYLSQEGLVGDSWDFYSGLVHPSVTSKVKRLIDIVGAIAGLVLTAGIAIAVAIAMAVFDPGPLLYSQIRCGLNGKPFQIWKFRSMVVGADKIKHLVENEASGHIFKNENDPRITKVGRFLRRTSLDEFPQFWNVLMGDMSLVGTRPPTLDEVKRYENHHWERLKVKPGITGEWQVKGRSNIKDFESIVEMDLHYQRQWSLLYDISLIVKTIEVVFNKRGAC, encoded by the coding sequence ATGGTTTCTTACTCTAAAGTCTCCGAAATTTCAGAGATTGACGCTCAATTACTCAAGTATTTATCCCAAGAGGGACTTGTTGGTGACAGTTGGGATTTTTATTCCGGTTTAGTACATCCCTCAGTTACAAGTAAAGTGAAGCGCTTAATCGATATTGTAGGGGCAATAGCAGGCTTGGTACTGACCGCGGGGATCGCGATCGCGGTTGCGATCGCCATGGCAGTTTTCGACCCCGGTCCGCTACTATATAGTCAGATCCGTTGCGGTTTGAACGGAAAACCTTTCCAAATTTGGAAGTTTCGCTCGATGGTAGTCGGCGCTGACAAAATAAAACATCTTGTCGAAAATGAAGCTAGCGGACACATCTTCAAAAATGAAAACGACCCGCGCATCACCAAAGTTGGGAGGTTTCTGCGCCGCACCAGTTTGGACGAGTTTCCGCAGTTTTGGAACGTGTTGATGGGAGACATGAGTCTTGTCGGTACGCGACCGCCAACGCTTGATGAAGTCAAGCGCTATGAAAATCATCATTGGGAGCGTTTAAAAGTCAAACCGGGAATTACTGGGGAGTGGCAAGTCAAAGGCAGATCCAACATCAAAGATTTCGAGTCGATCGTTGAAATGGATCTTCACTACCAACGTCAATGGTCGCTCCTGTATGATATCAGTTTGATTGTCAAAACGATTGAAGTAGTCTTCAACAAGCGTGGCGCTTGCTGA
- a CDS encoding Ig-like domain-containing protein translates to MAETKLDSLTRRRIPSRTLEADLSESGIVPLAGEVSDDELLRDSPSNETSKIETANAQTASGEQNEANAQTTDGSSGNTPTPPSDGTSTPPSDGAPTANDDQSTTLPDTPVTIPATDLLRNDSDPNGDSLKIAEVTNPTNGGVALDNEGNVVFTPTAGFTGDASFQYTVDDGSGGRDAATVTVSVAPAQSGSLQIGTNLSGIAYYSTQQPFINAFKSAKAWVTQNDRTFDTGESELLDLDENGWVRSLPAPEAAPQYDSVGTILFRNQGEYLYPGGQYIVLYDGEGTLEYGFDAKKNQAASTPGRDVIDVTPSQSGIFLRITATDPNNNGNYIRNIRVIPANAENTYQTEPFNPAFLEKTQPFAALRFMDWMDTNNSEQKAWSDRPTPDDAKYDVKGVPVETMVDLANRIDSDPWFTMPHMASDEYIANFAQYVENNLEPGRKVYVELSNEVWNPDFAQHQYALEQAKQEFPNSGENDFNLRLDWYGKRSTEVFGIWERVFADNPDRVVGVIGAQSANIATAERVLEYAWASNPQTNKEYGVDAIAIAPYIGYELGTRKNASEVESWTKDPDGGLNKLFDEITQGGVLSNGYKGGSLKQAYDRIAAYSALTRREGLELLGAESGQSLVGIQGVENNAAITNLFAKANQDPRIGEIYRQYYDKWNELGGGLIAHFSDISLPNKFNTFGALEHVNQPGSPKYDALVSLINAASAPT, encoded by the coding sequence ATGGCAGAAACCAAACTTGACTCTCTGACTCGCAGAAGAATTCCGAGTCGAACTCTTGAAGCAGACTTATCAGAAAGCGGCATAGTTCCCCTTGCTGGCGAAGTATCCGATGACGAACTGCTAAGAGACTCGCCGTCTAACGAGACTTCTAAGATAGAAACGGCAAATGCACAAACAGCTTCAGGCGAACAGAATGAGGCAAACGCTCAGACAACTGATGGAAGTTCCGGGAACACTCCCACTCCACCAAGCGATGGCACTTCTACCCCGCCAAGCGATGGCGCTCCTACAGCCAACGACGACCAGAGTACAACCCTTCCCGATACTCCAGTAACAATTCCAGCTACAGATTTATTGAGAAATGACAGCGACCCCAATGGCGACTCTTTGAAGATAGCGGAAGTGACCAATCCCACCAACGGCGGCGTTGCTTTGGATAATGAGGGGAATGTCGTCTTCACGCCTACAGCGGGTTTTACTGGCGATGCCAGTTTTCAATACACTGTCGATGACGGTAGCGGGGGACGAGATGCTGCGACAGTAACTGTTTCTGTTGCCCCTGCCCAGTCAGGCTCCCTACAGATAGGCACCAATTTGAGCGGGATTGCCTATTATTCGACCCAACAGCCTTTTATTAATGCTTTCAAATCCGCTAAAGCCTGGGTAACTCAGAACGATCGAACTTTTGATACTGGGGAATCGGAGCTTTTGGATCTCGATGAAAACGGTTGGGTTAGATCGCTACCAGCGCCGGAAGCAGCACCTCAATACGATTCTGTCGGTACTATACTCTTTAGAAACCAAGGAGAGTATCTCTATCCCGGCGGGCAGTACATCGTACTTTATGATGGAGAAGGGACTCTCGAATATGGCTTTGATGCCAAGAAAAATCAAGCTGCTTCCACTCCGGGCAGAGACGTGATTGATGTCACCCCTTCTCAAAGTGGTATTTTTCTGAGAATTACCGCTACCGATCCCAATAACAATGGCAATTATATCCGTAACATTCGGGTGATTCCCGCCAATGCCGAAAATACCTATCAAACCGAACCTTTTAACCCAGCCTTTCTAGAAAAAACCCAGCCCTTTGCCGCATTGCGGTTTATGGACTGGATGGACACCAATAATTCCGAGCAAAAGGCGTGGAGCGATCGCCCAACGCCAGACGATGCAAAATACGACGTCAAAGGCGTGCCAGTCGAAACGATGGTCGATCTGGCTAACCGAATTGATAGCGATCCGTGGTTTACCATGCCGCACATGGCAAGCGACGAGTATATCGCTAACTTTGCCCAGTATGTCGAAAACAATCTCGAACCGGGGCGCAAAGTTTATGTGGAACTTTCCAATGAAGTTTGGAATCCCGACTTTGCTCAACATCAATATGCCCTAGAGCAGGCAAAACAGGAATTTCCAAATTCTGGCGAGAACGACTTTAATCTGAGATTGGACTGGTACGGGAAACGTTCCACTGAGGTATTCGGAATTTGGGAGCGGGTGTTTGCGGATAACCCAGACCGTGTCGTTGGCGTAATTGGAGCGCAATCTGCCAACATAGCAACCGCTGAAAGAGTCCTAGAATATGCCTGGGCATCCAATCCTCAGACCAATAAAGAATACGGTGTTGATGCGATCGCGATCGCTCCCTATATTGGATACGAACTGGGCACTCGTAAGAATGCAAGTGAAGTCGAAAGTTGGACGAAAGATCCAGATGGCGGACTCAATAAGCTGTTTGATGAAATTACGCAAGGAGGTGTCCTCAGCAACGGATATAAAGGAGGATCGCTCAAACAAGCCTACGATCGGATAGCAGCTTACTCAGCTCTGACAAGGCGAGAAGGGTTAGAGTTGCTCGGCGCTGAGAGCGGTCAGAGTCTCGTAGGCATACAAGGGGTCGAAAATAATGCAGCGATTACCAACCTGTTTGCTAAGGCTAACCAAGATCCTCGAATAGGAGAAATCTACCGACAGTATTACGATAAATGGAACGAGTTAGGCGGTGGTTTAATAGCCCACTTTAGCGATATCTCTCTTCCCAACAAATTCAATACTTTTGGAGCGCTAGAACACGTCAATCAACCGGGGTCTCCCAAATATGATGCCTTGGTATCTTTAATCAATGCAGCATCAGCGCCAACATAA
- a CDS encoding sulfotransferase domain-containing protein, which translates to MSGNNLSKPPDFIIIGAMKCATSTLHEQLALQPGIFMTELKEPNFFSDDDQYAKGIEWYLSHFESAPVGALRGESSTHYTKLPTYPKTIERIKQHRPDVKLIYVMRHPIDRLVSQYIHEWTQRVISVDINRAIAKHPELIEYSRYSRQLEPYFEAFGRERVLPVFFERAIKFPQQELERICQFIGYMGQPVWDTQLSAQNVSVERMRKSNWRDFLVEAPLLSDLRKQFVPKSFRNRVKSLWMLKKKPELQPEQIERLQAIFDEDLTVLGSWLGLELSCDNFKAVAQASSSNWVNNASAKSLPKV; encoded by the coding sequence ATGAGCGGTAATAACTTGAGCAAGCCTCCTGACTTTATTATTATAGGCGCGATGAAATGTGCGACTAGCACGCTTCACGAACAACTAGCCTTACAACCGGGCATTTTTATGACCGAGTTGAAAGAACCTAATTTTTTTAGCGACGACGACCAGTATGCTAAAGGCATAGAATGGTATTTATCCCATTTCGAGTCAGCCCCAGTAGGCGCTCTGCGAGGGGAATCGAGTACTCACTACACTAAGCTACCAACCTATCCCAAAACTATCGAACGCATCAAGCAACATCGACCGGATGTCAAGCTGATTTATGTGATGCGCCACCCCATCGATCGCTTGGTATCTCAGTATATTCACGAGTGGACTCAACGGGTAATTTCCGTCGATATTAATCGGGCGATCGCGAAACATCCAGAACTCATCGAGTACAGCCGATATAGCAGACAACTCGAACCCTATTTTGAAGCTTTTGGTCGAGAGCGAGTCCTACCCGTATTTTTCGAGCGAGCGATTAAATTTCCCCAGCAAGAACTCGAACGAATTTGCCAGTTTATCGGTTACATGGGTCAACCCGTTTGGGACACTCAATTGAGCGCTCAGAACGTTTCTGTCGAACGTATGCGCAAGAGCAATTGGCGCGATTTTCTAGTCGAAGCGCCTCTGTTGAGCGATTTGCGAAAGCAGTTTGTGCCTAAAAGTTTTCGCAATCGGGTAAAAAGTTTATGGATGTTGAAAAAGAAGCCAGAACTGCAACCCGAACAAATAGAACGATTGCAAGCTATTTTTGATGAAGATTTGACCGTGCTGGGTTCTTGGTTAGGGCTAGAGCTGTCTTGCGATAACTTTAAAGCCGTAGCGCAAGCAAGTTCTTCCAATTGGGTTAACAACGCCAGCGCGAAATCTCTTCCTAAGGTTTAG
- a CDS encoding glycosyltransferase family 2 protein, which translates to MRLAIIIINYRTPKLVIDCLASLQTEIEVGRDAVAIVDNASADDSIAQIEGSIAENGWSQWVKVIASPVNGGFSAGNNLGIAALTADAYLLLNSDTIVRPGAIAKLLVAKDDHPEAGIIGPRLEWLDGTPQRSCFRYHSPIGEFIDAAATGPITKLLEKYEVSLPVADAPIEPDWISFACVLIRREVIERVGSMDEGYFMYFDDTDYCRRVRRAGWKILHYPYARVVHLRGGSSSVKSAIATRKRPPAYLYASRSRYYRKFYGAPGLWMANLFWLAGRSVSLVRELAGNRQSHISEQAARDIWTNWRNPLQSSSLSVKKSQIETNER; encoded by the coding sequence ATGCGTCTTGCCATAATTATCATTAACTATCGTACTCCTAAGCTAGTCATCGACTGTTTGGCTTCTCTCCAAACTGAAATTGAAGTCGGTCGCGATGCAGTGGCGATTGTTGATAACGCCTCGGCTGACGACTCGATCGCGCAAATCGAAGGGTCAATTGCCGAGAACGGCTGGAGTCAATGGGTAAAAGTAATCGCTTCTCCAGTGAATGGGGGGTTTTCCGCCGGAAATAATTTGGGCATCGCAGCCTTGACAGCCGATGCTTATCTGTTATTGAATAGCGATACGATCGTGCGACCGGGCGCGATCGCCAAGCTTCTGGTTGCTAAAGATGACCATCCAGAAGCCGGCATTATCGGTCCTCGCCTGGAATGGCTCGACGGTACGCCCCAAAGAAGTTGCTTTCGCTATCATTCCCCAATCGGCGAATTTATCGATGCAGCGGCAACCGGACCGATTACCAAGCTGCTCGAAAAGTACGAGGTTTCTCTCCCCGTCGCCGACGCTCCCATCGAACCCGACTGGATCAGTTTTGCCTGCGTGTTAATTCGGCGCGAGGTTATCGAACGGGTTGGCTCGATGGATGAAGGGTATTTTATGTATTTCGACGATACCGACTATTGCCGCCGAGTTAGGAGGGCAGGATGGAAAATTCTTCACTACCCCTATGCTAGGGTCGTTCATTTGCGCGGGGGAAGTAGCTCGGTTAAATCGGCGATCGCAACTCGCAAGCGTCCTCCAGCCTACCTGTATGCTTCGCGATCGCGATACTACAGAAAATTTTATGGCGCGCCCGGATTGTGGATGGCTAACCTATTTTGGCTAGCCGGTCGCAGCGTTTCGCTGGTTCGCGAATTGGCAGGCAACAGACAGTCGCATATCAGCGAGCAAGCAGCTAGAGATATTTGGACGAACTGGCGCAACCCTTTGCAATCTTCATCCCTCTCTGTTAAGAAAAGTCAAATAGAAACCAATGAGCGGTAA
- a CDS encoding 2OG-Fe(II) oxygenase → MQSTSMFCLNPDYLDDLVTKYREVYAQAQPFPHVIIDRFLPETVLNGILNEFPKPGAINWKKFENVAEKKLASTSELQMGEITRLLMYQLNSSIFVSFLEKLTGIEGLIPDPHFVGGGLHQIEKGGYLKIHADFNRHDRLLLDRRLNLLLYLNKDWQEEYGGHLELWDPEMIRCQKKILPVFNRCVIFNTTDFSYHGHPEPLNCPEGRTRKSLALYYYSNGRPAKEVSGQHSTLFQARPEEDLTEKSSSSSSVKAFLKKLVPPIILEAKRSLSNNKRFKSN, encoded by the coding sequence ATGCAATCTACCTCGATGTTCTGTCTAAATCCAGATTATTTAGACGATTTAGTCACTAAATATCGGGAAGTTTACGCGCAAGCTCAGCCCTTTCCCCATGTCATTATCGATCGATTTCTTCCTGAAACTGTCTTGAACGGGATTCTTAATGAATTTCCCAAACCGGGCGCAATTAATTGGAAAAAATTTGAGAACGTTGCCGAAAAAAAACTGGCTTCTACTTCCGAGCTACAAATGGGAGAAATTACCCGTTTGCTCATGTATCAATTGAATTCTTCGATCTTTGTCAGTTTTTTGGAAAAACTCACGGGAATTGAAGGACTTATTCCCGATCCCCACTTTGTTGGCGGAGGACTCCACCAAATTGAAAAAGGCGGTTACTTGAAGATCCATGCAGACTTTAATCGCCACGATCGATTGCTTTTGGATCGTCGCTTAAATCTCCTGCTCTATCTCAATAAAGACTGGCAAGAGGAATATGGCGGACACCTAGAGTTGTGGGATCCCGAGATGATTAGATGCCAGAAAAAAATTCTGCCAGTTTTTAATCGCTGCGTCATCTTCAATACAACCGATTTTTCCTATCACGGACATCCCGAACCGTTAAATTGTCCTGAAGGAAGAACGAGAAAATCTTTGGCACTCTATTATTACAGTAACGGGCGACCTGCCAAAGAAGTCTCTGGGCAGCATTCAACCTTATTTCAAGCCAGACCGGAAGAAGATTTAACCGAAAAATCTTCTTCTTCCTCCTCGGTAAAAGCGTTTCTGAAAAAGCTAGTTCCTCCCATCATCCTTGAAGCCAAGCGATCCTTAAGCAATAATAAAAGGTTTAAGTCAAACTAA